One part of the Ornithodoros turicata isolate Travis chromosome 2, ASM3712646v1, whole genome shotgun sequence genome encodes these proteins:
- the LOC135383037 gene encoding uncharacterized protein LOC135383037, translating to MNIELPHGGPHFIVDSVLLQFAPSLSFVYMAYFFLQREPALKQATGPYRLPQPTHDVLLPVQDLRHSANITSDLRNRIVKWLHADILRYDLYPGRNYLYYEAARQLVYTYPILKDAAGTGFESWQRAFKFRTKNQRRKLSGIPAVIEEREKFHLRRENARPDCGGTKKRCFHTVNDMSLEARSIDDDTFSERVMWLRNDAPAVQEAVRKYPVLGSCKGVHEGFMRLTGKNAEKELLELFNVKGEAIMKIARGKKTAARVMALINERLGKTVTVNERKYCYSVGIIHALSQLLKESASDMFATDSNAVYPTVITEDPFKFQPCQVTVEGSTYDAVDVIAAISTGFELYWVFNLKYAPSLARTFAALEHFFGLGGKKKNSILVSRLISDLS from the exons ATGAACATAGAACTTCCACATGGTGGGCCTCATTTTATAGTTGACTCTGTCCTTCTGCAGTTTGCCCCATCTTTGTCATTTGTTTATATGGCTTACTTCTTTCTGCAAAGGGAACCAGCACTCAAGCAAGCCACCGGACCCTACAGGCTCCCTCAGCCAACACACGATGTTCTTCTACCTGTGCAGGATTTACGCCACTCAGCAAACATCACCTCTGACTTGCGTAACCGGATTGTGAAGTGGCTTCATGCCGATATTTTGAGATATGACTT GTATCCTGGGCGCAATTACCTGTATTATGAGGCAGCCCGCCAGTTAGTCTACACGTACCCGATACTGAAGGACGCAGCGGGGACTGGTTTT GAGTCATGGCAGCGTGCTTTCAAATTCAGAACCAAAAACCAACGAAGAAAGCTGTCGGGTATACCTGCAGTAATTGAAGAACGGGAAAAATTCCATCTACGCAGAGAAAATGCAAGACCTGACTGTGGTGGGACAAAGAAGAGATGCTTTCACACAGTG AACGATATGTCTCTGGAAGCAAGGTCCATAGATGATGACACATTTTCTGAGAGGGTCATGTGGCTGAGAAATGATGCACCTGCTGTGCAGGAGGCCGTGAGAAAGTACCCAGTGCTAGGAAGTTGCAAAGGG GTGCACGAGGGGTTCATGCGACTGACTGGGAAAAATGCTGAAAAAGAGCTACTCGAACTGTTCAATGTAAAAGGAGAAGCTATCATGAAGATAGCACGAGGGAAAAAAACTGCAGCAAGGGTGATGGCACTCATTAACGAGAGGCTTGGTAAAACTGTCACTGTCAATGAACGAAAGT ATTGCTACTCGGTGGGGATCATACACGCCCTTTCACAACTTTTGAAGGAGAGTGCAAGCGACATGTTTGCAACA GACAGCAATGCAGTCTACCCAACAGTGATAACAGAGGACCCCTTCAAGTTCCAGCCTTGTCAAGTCACCGTGGAGGGGAGCACCTACGATGCAGTTGATGTCATTGCAGCCATTAGTACTGGGTTCGAACTCTACTGGGTTTTTAACCTTAAATATGCACCATCCCTTGCAAGGACATTTGCAGCTCTTGAGCACTTTTTTGGACTCGgagggaagaagaaaaatagcatcCTTGTGTCACGACTAATCTCTGATCTTTCATAG